One segment of Tenrec ecaudatus isolate mTenEca1 chromosome 1, mTenEca1.hap1, whole genome shotgun sequence DNA contains the following:
- the LOC142431644 gene encoding mitochondrial carrier protein SCaMC-3L-like — MVPMGDARMDKEGAWWKILLSGAVAGTVSRTSTAPLDRTRVHMQVYSSKKHLMNLLGGLRSLIQEGGFRSLWRGNGINVLKIAPEYGIKFLVFEECKAHFGESSNPIFQEDVLAGSLAVAVSQTLINPLEVLKTRLTLGRTGQYDGLGDCVGQILRREGPAAFYRGYAPNMLGIIPYACTDLAVNKMMNNIRVKSRGDNEEHSQAYNIYTQTVSTVCGQMASYPLTLLRTKLQAKDTVEGSKPTMRAIFRDIVAEQGWPGLFRGLTPTLLKVIPAVAISCTVYTTMKSTLGV, encoded by the exons ATGGTCCCCATGGGGGACGCAAGGATGGACAAGGAGGGGGCCTGGTGGAAGATTCTGCTCTCTGGAGCCGTCGCAGGAACCGTGTCCCGCACCAGCACCGCCCCTCTGGACCGGACCCGAGTGCACATGCAG GTTTACTCTTCCAAAAAACACCTTATGAACCTGCTGGGGGGGTTACGGAGCCTGATCCAGGAGGGAGGCTTCCGCTCGCTGTGGCGCGGCAATGGTATAAACGTGCTCAAGATCGCCCCTGAGTATGGGATCAAGTTTCTCGTCTTCGAAGAG TGTAAAGCTCACTTCGGGGAGTCCTCAAACCCCATCTTCCAGGAGGATGTCTTGGCGGGGTCTCTGGCGGTGGCCGTTTCCCAGACGCTCATCAACCCCTTGGAG GTGCTGAAGACCCGCCTCACGCTGGGACGCACAGGCCAGTACGATGGCCTAGGTGACTGCGTCGGCCAGATTCTTCGCCGCGAAGGCCCGGCCGCGTTCTATAGGGGTTATGCGCCCAACATGCTTGGCATCATCCCGTATGCCTGCACTGACCTGGCTGTCAATAAg ATGATGAACAACATACGGGTAAAGAGCAGAGGGGATAACGAAGAACACAGCCAGGCTTACAACATCTACACACAGACGGTGTCCACAGTGTGTGGCCAGATGGCTAGCTATCCCCTGACGCTATTAAGGACCAAGCTCCAAGCAAAAG ATACTGTGGAGGGCTCAAAGCCCACCATGCGGGCCATTTTCAGAGACATCGTGGCTGAGCAGGGCTGGCCGGGGCTCTTCCGAGGCCTAACACCCACTCTATTAAAAGTTATCCCGGCTGTGGCCATCAGCTGCACGGTCTATACAACAATGAAAAGCACCCTGGGAGTTTAG